A genomic region of Jeotgalibaca ciconiae contains the following coding sequences:
- the aroF gene encoding 3-deoxy-7-phosphoheptulonate synthase, producing MIVTLNGSTTKDEVSRLCNQIENLDLSATLLSHRNDIALVLDGAITSDKVNSIRNWPQVAATEEIHSPYKKASKQWHPEDSIIEVGNIKIGGGHFAMIGGPCSIETYNQLEKTAAYVKESGGNALRGGAFKPRTSPYSFQGLGKDGLDMMHEIGQKYDMPIVSEVMAISQIELFEDVDMFQVGARNMQNFDLLKELGKTNKPILLKRGLSATIQEWLMSAEYIMSEGNENVILCERGIRTFETETRNTQDLSAIAVVKQLSHLPVVIDPSHAAGRRDIIESLSLAAVAAGADGLIIETHPEPERASSDGEQSLYPEQYRELTEKVWKLHQFMKQINTKN from the coding sequence ATGATTGTCACATTAAACGGATCAACAACTAAGGATGAGGTCTCACGACTATGTAATCAGATTGAAAATTTGGATCTTTCAGCAACGCTCTTAAGCCATCGAAATGATATTGCTCTTGTATTGGACGGAGCAATCACATCTGATAAGGTGAATTCCATTCGAAATTGGCCGCAAGTAGCAGCGACAGAGGAAATTCATTCACCCTATAAAAAAGCTAGTAAACAGTGGCATCCAGAGGACAGTATCATTGAAGTTGGTAATATAAAAATTGGTGGCGGTCATTTTGCCATGATTGGTGGTCCTTGTTCAATTGAAACATACAATCAACTAGAAAAAACGGCTGCATATGTAAAAGAGTCAGGCGGGAATGCTCTTAGAGGGGGAGCATTTAAACCTCGTACATCTCCGTACTCTTTCCAAGGTCTAGGGAAAGATGGGTTGGATATGATGCATGAAATTGGTCAAAAATATGATATGCCAATTGTTTCTGAAGTAATGGCAATCAGCCAAATTGAATTATTCGAAGATGTAGATATGTTCCAAGTGGGTGCAAGGAACATGCAAAACTTTGATTTATTAAAAGAGCTTGGAAAAACAAACAAGCCGATCTTGCTGAAACGTGGACTATCTGCGACAATTCAAGAGTGGTTAATGAGCGCGGAATACATTATGTCAGAAGGAAATGAGAATGTGATTCTTTGCGAACGTGGGATTCGGACATTTGAAACAGAAACTCGAAATACCCAAGATTTATCTGCTATTGCAGTCGTGAAGCAATTGAGTCACTTGCCGGTTGTCATTGATCCGAGTCATGCAGCAGGCAGACGTGATATTATAGAGTCACTATCATTAGCAGCAGTTGCTGCTGGGGCGGATGGACTAATTATTGAAACACATCCTGAACCAGAAAGAGCAAGCAGTGATGGTGAACAATCGCTTTATCCAGAACAATATCGTGAACTAACAGAAAAAGTATGGAAGCTCCATCAATTCATGAAGCAAATAAACACAAAAAACTAG
- a CDS encoding chorismate mutase: MLENERKSIDEIDRQLVALFEKRMHVTKKIAQVKSENQLPIYDAVREAAVIDKVIQYLTDDSLSEELSQFYVSLMNISKNYQEKTSK, encoded by the coding sequence ATGTTAGAAAATGAACGCAAATCCATTGATGAAATCGATCGACAACTTGTGGCTTTATTCGAAAAACGAATGCATGTTACTAAAAAAATCGCACAAGTAAAATCAGAAAATCAACTACCTATTTATGATGCAGTGAGAGAAGCTGCCGTTATTGATAAAGTCATTCAGTATTTAACGGACGATTCTTTATCTGAAGAATTAAGTCAGTTCTATGTCTCACTCATGAACATATCAAAAAACTACCAAGAAAAAACTAGCAAATAA
- a CDS encoding aspartate kinase — translation MKVIKFGGSSLANGTQLKKVLGIVQDDPERRIVVVSAPGKRFSEDTKVTDQLIQLATLVKNKASYKEVYEDIFSRYADIAAELELDGKILEEIESHFDKLLNTRFRTPELLEDAFKASGEDNNARLIAAYFRQSGIPARYLNPREAGIFVTSQPGNARILPESYNFLRHLHDTEEVLVIPGFFGYNENDEIITFSRGGSDITGAIVANGVQATLYENFTDVDAIYVANPNHVDEPQKIHHLTYTEMRELSYAGFSVFHDEALLPAFHAGIPVHVKNTNNPNGKGTKITRTRPKTANIISGIASSSGFVSIHISKYLLNREIGFIRKSAQIFEDLGLNLEHMPSGIDEITFILRKDQLTPGKQAALLYRLKNELRADDVHVEGDVCLVMIVGEGMVASVGTTAQATQALADAGVNLVMINQGASEISMMFGIVEKDEEKAVRAIYDSFYPK, via the coding sequence ATGAAAGTTATAAAATTTGGAGGTAGTTCCTTAGCGAATGGCACACAACTAAAAAAAGTGTTAGGAATCGTTCAAGATGATCCGGAGCGAAGAATTGTAGTCGTTTCTGCGCCTGGGAAAAGATTCTCGGAGGATACGAAAGTAACGGATCAATTAATTCAATTAGCAACACTTGTGAAGAACAAAGCTTCATACAAAGAAGTATACGAAGATATTTTTAGTCGATATGCAGATATTGCAGCAGAACTAGAGTTGGATGGAAAGATTTTAGAAGAGATTGAAAGTCATTTTGATAAACTTTTAAATACTCGATTCAGAACTCCTGAATTATTAGAAGATGCTTTCAAGGCGAGTGGAGAAGACAATAATGCGAGACTAATTGCAGCTTATTTCCGACAATCTGGTATCCCGGCTAGGTATTTGAACCCACGTGAGGCTGGGATTTTTGTGACCAGTCAACCTGGAAATGCACGTATTTTACCGGAATCCTATAATTTCTTACGCCATTTACATGATACAGAAGAGGTTTTAGTAATCCCAGGTTTCTTTGGCTATAATGAAAACGATGAGATTATTACTTTTTCTAGAGGCGGCTCTGATATTACCGGAGCAATTGTAGCAAATGGTGTACAAGCTACTTTATATGAAAACTTTACCGATGTTGATGCGATTTATGTCGCTAATCCCAATCATGTAGATGAACCACAAAAAATTCATCATTTAACCTATACAGAGATGCGGGAGCTTTCCTATGCTGGATTTTCTGTTTTTCATGACGAGGCATTGCTGCCAGCTTTCCATGCGGGAATTCCGGTTCATGTCAAAAACACAAATAACCCTAACGGAAAGGGAACAAAGATAACACGTACTCGTCCAAAAACAGCAAATATCATATCAGGAATTGCAAGTTCAAGTGGTTTTGTCAGTATCCACATCAGCAAGTATTTATTAAATCGAGAAATTGGGTTTATTCGTAAATCAGCACAAATTTTTGAAGATTTAGGCTTGAATTTGGAACACATGCCGTCTGGAATTGATGAAATCACATTCATTTTAAGAAAAGATCAATTGACACCTGGTAAGCAGGCAGCGTTACTTTACCGTTTAAAAAATGAGTTAAGAGCAGATGACGTTCATGTAGAGGGCGATGTTTGTTTGGTGATGATCGTAGGTGAAGGCATGGTTGCATCAGTAGGTACGACTGCTCAAGCTACACAAGCATTGGCTGATGCAGGAGTGAACTTAGTTATGATTAACCAAGGCGCTTCTGAAATTAGTATGATGTTTGGAATTGTCGAAAAAGATGAAGAAAAAGCAGTACGAGCAATTTATGACTCATTTTATCCTAAATAA
- a CDS encoding DUF4828 domain-containing protein, whose protein sequence is MKFKKTMRYMLFLFPLFIGFMPFLMKRNSSKLKNPYRSKKDERSPAVYNGIWVSTDESSTLEIANQEAVLTNEKPFLLTFKEITDTQLFFQDQYGYDIIIEENNPNSLKLFDEAEQKEIIFYKEN, encoded by the coding sequence GTGAAATTTAAGAAAACAATGAGATATATGCTATTTCTATTTCCTCTGTTCATTGGATTTATGCCATTTTTGATGAAAAGAAATTCTTCTAAATTGAAAAATCCTTATCGATCTAAAAAAGACGAACGATCCCCTGCTGTATATAATGGCATATGGGTATCAACAGATGAATCATCTACTTTAGAAATTGCTAACCAAGAAGCAGTTCTAACGAATGAGAAACCATTCTTATTAACTTTCAAAGAAATAACAGATACACAACTATTCTTTCAAGATCAGTATGGTTATGACATAATTATCGAAGAAAATAATCCAAATTCCCTTAAGCTCTTTGATGAAGCAGAGCAAAAAGAAATTATTTTTTATAAAGAAAATTAA
- a CDS encoding glycogen/starch/alpha-glucan phosphorylase encodes MENISIQQFKKEYVKKFEQLYAYRYDEGSSREHFVALGELVRNYYMNNWKSTIDEYKEKETKQVFYFSMEFLPGRMLKSNLLNLDILPVVEEGLRELGLDLDEVSMGEADPALGNGGLGRLASCFMDSIASTGLAGHGNGIRYQYGLFKQKFIDGYQVELPENWLRNGNVWEVRKENKAVIVRFGGQVYMDTDEEGNLYPRYENTKNILAVPYDVPQIGYHNGIVNNLRLWSAEIPYGEEYLFRTEEERDEVKQITEVLYPDDSNYEGRLLRLRQEYFFSSAGVQSIIRYFKTLDEDWSLLPDKIAIHINDTHPALVVPELMRILIDEEELTWDQAWEITKKTISYTNHTILQEAMERWPIDMLEHLLPRIYHIIAEINRRHIEKKIPLYGEELTYRTTIIEDGQVKMANLAIIGSHSINGVAKLHTNILINETLHDFYLMYPNKFNNKTNGITQRRWVQLSNPGLTSLLDDVIGTDWKSNPEELILLKAHVDNSELLNRLEAVKLENKKRFAKYVKDEMGIEIDPNAIFDVQIKRLHAYKRQLLNVLHILDRYSQIKENPDIDIPKRVFIFGAKAAPSYHYAKQIIKLINAVADLVNNDTDIKDLIKIVFVENYGVSLAELIIPAADISEQISLAGKEASGTSNMKLMANGALTMATMDGATIEIYDYVGKENIYIFGLKNNDVKKYHQNQSYNSRNIYEGNASIKRVLNMLVDGSIPGIYHEGQDIFNSLVKFNDEYFLLKDFDSYIQAHKQADKDYQDREKWNRMALLNVANSGPFSSDYTILRYADEIWKIEPQVENLISSYTPVKEV; translated from the coding sequence ATGGAAAATATAAGTATTCAACAATTCAAAAAAGAATATGTAAAAAAGTTTGAACAATTGTATGCTTATCGTTACGATGAAGGGTCTTCCAGAGAGCACTTTGTGGCTTTAGGGGAATTAGTTCGTAACTATTACATGAACAATTGGAAGAGTACGATTGATGAATATAAAGAAAAAGAAACAAAACAAGTATTTTATTTTTCGATGGAATTCTTACCTGGAAGAATGTTAAAAAGTAATCTGTTAAATTTAGATATACTTCCGGTAGTGGAAGAAGGCCTGAGAGAATTAGGTTTGGACTTAGATGAAGTGAGCATGGGCGAAGCCGATCCAGCATTAGGAAATGGCGGCTTGGGAAGATTAGCGTCTTGTTTTATGGATTCGATTGCCTCCACGGGTTTGGCAGGGCACGGAAATGGAATACGTTATCAATACGGATTGTTTAAACAGAAATTTATAGATGGCTATCAAGTCGAATTACCAGAAAACTGGCTGCGTAATGGGAATGTATGGGAAGTTCGTAAAGAAAACAAGGCAGTCATCGTACGTTTTGGCGGTCAAGTATATATGGATACAGATGAAGAGGGGAATCTTTATCCGCGTTATGAAAATACGAAGAATATTTTGGCAGTGCCGTACGATGTTCCTCAAATTGGCTACCACAATGGAATAGTGAATAATTTACGCTTATGGTCAGCGGAGATACCTTATGGAGAAGAGTACTTATTCCGGACTGAAGAAGAGCGGGATGAAGTCAAGCAAATAACGGAAGTATTATATCCGGATGATTCGAATTATGAAGGGCGTTTATTACGCTTACGACAAGAATATTTCTTCTCATCAGCTGGCGTGCAAAGTATCATTCGCTACTTTAAAACGTTGGACGAAGATTGGAGTTTGCTGCCTGATAAAATTGCTATTCATATTAATGATACACATCCTGCGTTGGTTGTGCCCGAATTGATGCGTATCTTGATTGATGAGGAAGAACTAACTTGGGATCAAGCATGGGAAATAACGAAAAAAACAATTAGTTACACTAATCATACAATCTTACAAGAGGCAATGGAACGTTGGCCAATTGATATGCTTGAACATCTGTTGCCAAGAATTTATCATATTATTGCGGAGATCAATCGCCGCCATATTGAGAAAAAAATACCTTTATACGGCGAAGAATTAACGTATCGAACCACCATTATTGAAGACGGCCAAGTGAAGATGGCGAACCTAGCAATTATTGGAAGTCATAGTATTAATGGGGTAGCGAAACTACACACAAATATTTTGATTAATGAAACCCTTCATGACTTCTATCTGATGTATCCAAATAAATTTAATAATAAGACAAATGGAATCACTCAGAGAAGATGGGTGCAATTATCTAATCCGGGGCTAACATCTCTGTTGGATGATGTGATTGGAACGGATTGGAAATCCAATCCAGAAGAGCTTATTTTATTAAAAGCTCATGTAGATAATAGCGAGCTTTTAAATCGTTTGGAAGCAGTGAAACTGGAAAATAAGAAACGCTTTGCGAAATATGTCAAGGATGAGATGGGGATTGAAATTGACCCTAACGCGATTTTCGACGTTCAAATCAAAAGATTGCATGCTTACAAACGACAACTATTAAATGTGTTGCATATTTTAGATCGCTATAGTCAAATAAAAGAAAATCCGGATATAGATATACCGAAACGAGTCTTCATTTTTGGTGCGAAAGCCGCTCCAAGCTACCATTACGCAAAACAAATCATTAAGTTAATTAATGCCGTGGCTGATCTTGTTAACAATGATACTGATATTAAAGATTTGATAAAAATAGTATTTGTCGAGAATTATGGTGTGAGTTTAGCTGAATTAATTATTCCGGCTGCAGATATTAGTGAACAAATCTCATTGGCGGGTAAAGAAGCTTCAGGTACAAGCAATATGAAGCTGATGGCAAATGGTGCACTGACGATGGCGACCATGGATGGGGCTACAATAGAAATTTATGATTATGTAGGCAAGGAAAATATTTACATCTTTGGATTAAAGAATAATGATGTAAAAAAATATCATCAAAATCAAAGTTACAATTCCCGGAATATTTACGAAGGGAACGCAAGTATTAAACGCGTATTAAATATGTTGGTAGATGGCTCAATTCCAGGTATTTATCATGAAGGGCAAGACATATTCAATAGTCTTGTGAAGTTTAATGATGAATACTTCTTATTGAAAGATTTTGATAGCTATATTCAAGCACACAAACAAGCAGATAAAGATTATCAAGATCGGGAAAAATGGAATCGCATGGCTCTGTTAAATGTCGCTAACTCTGGTCCATTTTCTTCAGACTATACAATTCTGCGTTACGCAGATGAGATCTGGAAAATAGAACCACAAGTTGAGAATCTCATCTCTTCATATACTCCGGTTAAAGAAGTGTAA
- the glgA gene encoding glycogen synthase GlgA, with product MKILFAAAEAAPFFKTGGLGDVAYALPKELVKQGVDIRVVLPYYDKMPEKYQKMTEDVLQFKVKVGWKSVYCGIKKMTLDGITYYFVDNQDYFHRGTLYGEWDDGERFGFFSMAVIEMMEKIDFIPDVIHVNDWHTAMIPVLLVDKYHWIEAYQNIRKVITIHNIRFQGIYTPEILSNIFGTGMNIFHEDGVFYYDNVNFLKGGINFSDIVTTVSPTYANEIQTPEFGEGLDGVLRYNNWKIRGIINGIDYEINNPESDPIIPHHFSIEDLTGKQENKRSLQKRLGLPEKDDIPLLSSVSRLTDQKGFQLIQEKMQELMSTRDVQMVILGTGDPEFEHSFRYFQEQYPDKFRALIEFDVELAQEIYAASDLFLMPSAFEPCGLSQMISMRYGTLPLVHETGGLKDTVMPYNAATGEGTGFSFYGFSGYNLLGTIYRALDVYENQPQAWKLLMKQAMETDFSWEQPSKHYIDLYESLTSST from the coding sequence ATGAAAATATTGTTTGCAGCAGCTGAAGCAGCCCCCTTTTTTAAAACAGGGGGGCTGGGTGATGTAGCATACGCATTACCCAAAGAATTAGTGAAACAGGGAGTAGATATTCGTGTTGTTCTCCCTTATTACGATAAAATGCCTGAAAAATATCAAAAAATGACAGAGGATGTTCTTCAATTCAAGGTGAAGGTTGGTTGGAAATCTGTTTATTGCGGTATTAAAAAAATGACATTAGATGGTATTACTTATTATTTTGTGGATAATCAGGATTATTTTCATCGAGGAACTTTATACGGTGAATGGGATGATGGCGAACGCTTTGGTTTCTTTTCCATGGCTGTCATTGAAATGATGGAAAAGATTGACTTTATTCCCGATGTGATACATGTAAATGATTGGCATACGGCAATGATTCCTGTTTTGCTGGTAGATAAATATCATTGGATTGAAGCTTATCAAAACATTCGAAAAGTGATTACCATCCATAATATTCGTTTCCAAGGGATTTATACGCCAGAAATTCTTTCCAACATATTTGGTACCGGAATGAATATTTTTCATGAAGATGGTGTATTTTATTACGATAATGTCAACTTTTTAAAAGGTGGAATTAATTTTTCTGATATTGTAACTACTGTAAGTCCAACCTATGCCAATGAAATTCAAACGCCTGAATTTGGTGAAGGGTTAGATGGTGTTCTTCGTTATAACAATTGGAAGATTAGAGGGATCATTAATGGAATCGACTATGAAATCAATAATCCAGAATCTGATCCGATTATTCCCCATCATTTTTCGATAGAAGACTTGACAGGAAAACAAGAGAATAAACGCTCTCTTCAAAAAAGGCTTGGCTTACCAGAAAAAGATGACATACCGTTGCTTTCAAGTGTCAGTCGTTTAACTGATCAAAAAGGATTTCAATTGATACAAGAAAAAATGCAAGAATTGATGTCGACACGTGATGTACAAATGGTGATTTTGGGAACTGGAGATCCAGAATTTGAGCATTCTTTCCGGTACTTCCAAGAACAGTATCCCGATAAGTTTAGAGCGCTAATTGAATTCGATGTAGAGTTGGCACAAGAAATTTATGCAGCATCTGATTTATTCCTAATGCCGTCTGCCTTTGAACCTTGCGGATTATCGCAAATGATTTCCATGAGATACGGAACGTTACCATTGGTTCATGAAACAGGAGGACTGAAAGATACGGTAATGCCTTATAATGCTGCAACTGGAGAAGGGACTGGCTTCAGTTTTTATGGTTTCAGCGGCTATAATTTATTAGGAACCATATATCGTGCGCTGGATGTCTATGAAAACCAGCCGCAAGCATGGAAGCTATTGATGAAACAAGCAATGGAGACTGACTTCAGCTGGGAGCAGCCAAGTAAACATTATATCGACTTGTATGAGTCGCTCACATCCAGTACATAA
- the glgD gene encoding glucose-1-phosphate adenylyltransferase subunit GlgD: MRMNSMCAIMSLTDSSSKDLYPLTRLRPVAALPVAGRYRAIDFQLSSISHAGIDSVGIFIGGSGRSIYDHIRSGSAWGLESKLRGGIFTFSQTYLKQVMGDESFDENNFYVNHKEFLKKSLAKYVVVSGGKIVAKVDLQDVLDFHLANDGDVTLIYKNVPVEKVKNHPYEKVAVLEQDNKLQRLISSLDWNYPDEMVAHSLNMYLLPVKTLLDIIERADKEGIRMDIDRLVGYYLQFFNVNAYEYKGPMENLDSIDAYYRANMNLLDKEHYDEVFHQGQQIITKAKSEAPTYYYESAQVRRSLFATGCTISGVVENSLVFRKVLVAEKAEIRDSIIMQGCKIGEGAVLEYCILDKNVTVEPGVVLKGTKDQLVVVEKNKTVTVEG; this comes from the coding sequence ATGAGAATGAATAGTATGTGTGCCATTATGAGTTTGACAGATTCAAGTAGTAAAGACTTATATCCATTAACACGATTACGTCCGGTGGCTGCTTTACCAGTTGCTGGGAGGTACCGCGCAATTGATTTCCAATTGTCGAGTATTAGTCATGCCGGAATTGATTCAGTAGGAATCTTTATTGGGGGAAGTGGTCGTTCTATTTATGACCATATTCGCAGCGGATCTGCCTGGGGATTAGAGTCAAAACTACGTGGAGGAATCTTTACCTTCTCTCAAACCTATTTGAAACAAGTAATGGGAGATGAAAGTTTTGATGAAAATAATTTTTATGTAAATCATAAAGAATTCTTGAAAAAATCATTAGCAAAATATGTTGTGGTTTCTGGTGGGAAAATCGTTGCTAAAGTTGATCTACAAGATGTATTGGATTTCCATTTAGCAAATGATGGAGATGTTACTTTGATTTACAAGAATGTACCTGTGGAAAAAGTAAAAAACCATCCTTATGAAAAAGTGGCAGTATTAGAGCAAGATAATAAATTGCAGAGATTAATATCCAGCCTTGATTGGAATTATCCCGATGAAATGGTTGCACACAGTTTAAATATGTATTTGCTTCCTGTTAAAACATTATTAGACATCATTGAACGCGCGGATAAAGAAGGAATTCGAATGGACATCGATCGTTTAGTGGGATATTATTTACAATTTTTCAATGTGAATGCATACGAATATAAAGGTCCGATGGAAAATCTGGATTCAATTGATGCTTATTATAGAGCGAATATGAATCTATTGGACAAAGAGCATTACGATGAAGTTTTTCATCAAGGTCAGCAAATCATTACAAAAGCAAAGAGTGAAGCTCCCACTTATTATTATGAGAGTGCACAAGTAAGGCGTTCGCTTTTTGCAACGGGCTGTACGATTTCTGGAGTCGTTGAAAACTCATTAGTATTTCGTAAAGTACTTGTGGCTGAGAAAGCTGAAATACGTGATTCGATTATTATGCAAGGATGCAAAATCGGTGAAGGTGCGGTATTAGAATATTGTATCTTGGATAAAAATGTAACAGTAGAACCTGGTGTTGTTCTAAAGGGTACAAAAGATCAGTTAGTGGTTGTTGAGAAGAATAAAACCGTTACAGTTGAAGGATGA
- a CDS encoding glucose-1-phosphate adenylyltransferase, which yields MKNEMIAMILAGGQGTRLGKLTRETAKPAVPFGGRYRIIDFVLSNCAHSGIEQVGVVTQYEPLELNDHIGNGEAWGLSGHRSNATILQPYTNSEGENWFTGTANAITQNIPYIDSQNPEYVLILSGDHIYKMDYSAMLDFHKETGADLTVGVIPVPIEEASRFGIMNTAEDDSIIEFDEKPAEPKSNLASMGIYIFTWDKLRKYLAEDQKQGKKMVDFGHDVIPAYLDNKEKLFAYAFNGYWKDVGTIESLWEANMEFLNPDHSLHIRDDEWRIYTKSPVAPPQFISDKGQVKNAMIADGCYIEGCVENSIISQEVKVGENSKVKDSLIMANATIGKDVQIEYAIVGEHAQIKDGTKLIGKKGEIEVIGYAEVIGGVNHENE from the coding sequence ATGAAGAATGAAATGATTGCTATGATATTAGCTGGAGGACAAGGAACTCGGCTAGGAAAATTAACGCGTGAAACTGCTAAACCTGCAGTTCCATTTGGAGGACGTTATCGGATTATTGACTTTGTGCTTAGCAACTGTGCTCACTCAGGTATTGAACAAGTCGGAGTAGTGACGCAATATGAGCCTTTAGAGTTGAATGATCATATTGGAAATGGAGAAGCTTGGGGATTGAGCGGACATCGCAGCAATGCGACGATTCTGCAGCCTTATACAAACTCAGAGGGCGAGAATTGGTTCACGGGAACTGCTAACGCAATTACACAGAATATTCCTTATATTGATTCACAAAATCCAGAATATGTTTTAATTCTTTCAGGGGATCATATTTATAAAATGGACTATTCAGCAATGTTGGATTTTCATAAAGAAACGGGAGCAGATTTAACGGTTGGTGTAATCCCTGTTCCAATTGAAGAAGCATCTCGATTTGGGATCATGAACACGGCTGAGGATGATTCTATTATCGAATTCGATGAAAAACCAGCAGAACCTAAAAGTAACCTTGCTTCAATGGGGATTTACATTTTTACTTGGGATAAATTACGTAAGTATTTAGCAGAAGATCAGAAACAAGGGAAAAAAATGGTAGATTTTGGGCATGACGTAATTCCAGCTTACCTTGATAACAAAGAAAAACTTTTCGCTTATGCGTTCAATGGTTATTGGAAAGATGTTGGAACAATTGAAAGCCTTTGGGAAGCCAATATGGAATTTTTAAACCCAGACCATAGCTTGCATATACGTGATGATGAATGGCGTATCTATACAAAAAGTCCTGTAGCTCCGCCCCAATTTATATCAGATAAAGGACAGGTAAAAAATGCAATGATTGCAGATGGCTGTTACATAGAGGGCTGCGTTGAAAATTCTATTATTTCTCAAGAAGTAAAAGTTGGCGAAAATAGTAAGGTGAAAGACAGCCTGATTATGGCAAATGCAACGATTGGAAAAGATGTCCAAATAGAATATGCGATTGTTGGAGAACATGCGCAAATCAAAGATGGAACAAAATTAATTGGCAAAAAAGGTGAGATAGAAGTGATTGGGTATGCTGAAGTGATTGGGGGAGTAAATCATGAGAATGAATAG